In Aquimarina sp. TRL1, a single window of DNA contains:
- the rsfS gene encoding ribosome silencing factor, whose translation MIKKEISTDQLITQIIKGIEEVKGSDISILDLREIENTVCEYFIICNGTSNTQVNAIVNSVQKTVSKSLKDKPWHVEGSDNAEWVLIDYVNVVVHVFQKHIREFYDIEGLWGDAKTTTINTNF comes from the coding sequence TACTGACCAATTAATAACTCAAATCATTAAAGGGATTGAAGAAGTTAAAGGAAGTGATATTAGCATTTTAGATTTACGAGAAATAGAAAACACTGTTTGTGAATATTTTATCATCTGCAACGGTACTTCGAACACCCAGGTTAATGCCATTGTGAACTCTGTACAAAAAACAGTAAGCAAATCTTTAAAAGATAAACCTTGGCATGTAGAGGGTAGTGATAATGCGGAGTGGGTTTTAATTGATTACGTCAATGTAGTGGTTCATGTTTTTCAAAAACACATTAGAGAGTTCTATGACATAGAGGGATTATGGGGAGATGCGAAGACTACTACAATAAATACAAATTTTTAA